The Blastocatellia bacterium genome has a window encoding:
- a CDS encoding GTP-binding protein — translation MIRKKICMLGTSAVGKTSLVRRFVTSMFSEKYLTTVGVKIDKKAVSLEGQLVNLVLWDLHGEDQFQQLRSSYLRGAAGYLLVVDGTRRTTLNDALQLQAMVENLIHQIPFVVVLNKSDLTAQWELTPTDTDPLVARGWTVMRTSAKTGLGVEEAFLTLTRAMLS, via the coding sequence GTGATCCGAAAAAAAATTTGCATGTTGGGCACATCGGCTGTCGGCAAAACGAGTCTGGTGAGGCGCTTCGTCACGAGCATGTTTTCAGAAAAATACCTGACAACTGTCGGCGTCAAGATTGACAAGAAGGCAGTCTCACTTGAAGGTCAACTGGTCAACCTGGTCTTGTGGGATTTGCATGGGGAAGATCAATTTCAGCAACTGCGCTCCTCTTATTTGCGCGGCGCGGCCGGCTATTTGTTGGTGGTTGATGGCACACGCCGAACCACGTTGAACGATGCGCTTCAGTTGCAGGCCATGGTGGAGAATTTGATCCATCAAATCCCTTTCGTTGTGGTGTTGAATAAGTCGGATTTGACTGCTCAATGGGAGCTGACCCCGACCGATACGGACCCGCTGGTGGCGCGCGGCTGGACTGTCATGCGCACCAGCGCCAAAACGGGTCTCGGGGTGGAGGAAGCGTTCCTGACGCTCACGCGAGCGATGCTCTCGTAA
- a CDS encoding sigma-54-dependent Fis family transcriptional regulator has protein sequence MHELILNDLMAALDIVVLERQPNGAFHILSPTPEWFCGIYPQAATGQTDFQPAHAFDFLDNFLIDAEAWWHDNQEGWLKSGPWQEADPSGCERYLQAIAIRAGSRKLLLLEQVTQAFEEKHAILQSAREVSLSKTKLEQSYEQVRKSHDDLISILNQLRLGTAITDEHGRVMFLSQTCRDVMGLCADEALGMPWQEAFPFEANERRQIHAMMQRPQQQRSKVLVTFSTNEGHQRWMEVEVQDDPRDRRRAIFFFYDVTELHDLRQLLDEKAVFHGLVGVSPAMQQVYQHIREVAEVDWTVLIEGETGTGKELVARAIHQISQRKDQPFIAVNCGGLTESILTSQLFGHRRGAFTGAVTDHKGFFEAANGGTIFLDEIGDMPLSVQTNLLRVLQEKEITRLGESMPRKVDVRVIVATHRNLAQEVEAGRFRADLLYRIRVGRIQLPPLRHRREDIRLLIESFLSRCRAVSGKAVTGVSQDAMLMLMEYEWPGNVRELKSAIEYAVIRCRGSIIQAEDLPAEIRSARPPEELPQDEKQRLLAALKRAGGNRTTAARMLGIGRSTFYRKLASLDIKPEASSQ, from the coding sequence ATGCACGAATTGATCTTGAATGATTTGATGGCCGCTTTGGATATCGTTGTTCTGGAGCGGCAACCCAATGGAGCATTTCATATTCTCAGTCCGACCCCTGAGTGGTTCTGCGGGATTTATCCACAGGCGGCGACCGGGCAAACGGACTTCCAACCCGCGCATGCTTTTGATTTCCTCGACAACTTCCTCATCGATGCCGAGGCATGGTGGCATGACAACCAAGAGGGCTGGTTGAAATCCGGCCCCTGGCAGGAAGCCGATCCGAGCGGGTGCGAACGCTACTTGCAAGCGATTGCCATCCGCGCCGGTTCGAGAAAGTTGCTTTTACTCGAACAAGTCACACAGGCGTTTGAAGAGAAACATGCCATTTTACAATCGGCTCGGGAAGTCAGCCTCTCCAAGACCAAGCTCGAGCAAAGTTACGAACAGGTCAGAAAAAGTCACGATGATTTGATCTCCATCCTCAATCAACTGCGACTGGGCACAGCGATTACCGACGAGCATGGGCGCGTGATGTTTTTGAGTCAAACGTGTCGTGACGTAATGGGCCTCTGTGCCGATGAAGCGTTGGGCATGCCCTGGCAAGAAGCGTTTCCATTTGAGGCGAATGAGCGACGTCAAATCCATGCCATGATGCAGCGCCCGCAACAACAGCGCAGCAAAGTGCTGGTGACCTTCTCCACCAACGAGGGTCACCAACGCTGGATGGAAGTCGAAGTTCAAGACGACCCACGTGATCGGCGGCGCGCCATCTTTTTCTTCTATGATGTGACCGAGCTTCATGACCTGCGTCAACTGTTGGACGAAAAGGCTGTCTTTCATGGATTGGTTGGCGTAAGCCCGGCGATGCAACAAGTCTATCAGCATATCCGCGAGGTCGCAGAGGTGGACTGGACCGTGCTGATTGAGGGCGAAACAGGCACAGGCAAAGAGCTGGTCGCGCGGGCGATTCATCAAATCAGCCAGCGCAAGGACCAACCGTTCATCGCCGTCAACTGCGGCGGGCTGACCGAATCCATTTTGACCAGTCAACTGTTCGGGCATCGGCGTGGCGCGTTCACCGGCGCCGTCACAGACCATAAAGGATTTTTTGAGGCAGCCAACGGCGGCACGATCTTTCTCGACGAGATCGGCGACATGCCGCTCAGCGTTCAGACCAACCTGCTGCGCGTGCTACAGGAAAAAGAGATCACACGGCTGGGTGAATCCATGCCACGCAAAGTGGATGTCCGTGTGATCGTCGCAACACATCGTAATCTGGCGCAGGAGGTCGAGGCCGGGCGATTCCGCGCTGACCTGCTCTACCGTATTCGCGTTGGCCGGATTCAACTGCCACCATTGCGTCATCGCCGGGAAGACATCCGGTTGCTGATCGAATCATTTCTCAGTCGCTGTCGCGCTGTCAGCGGCAAGGCCGTTACCGGCGTCAGTCAGGATGCTATGCTCATGCTGATGGAGTATGAGTGGCCGGGCAACGTGCGTGAGCTGAAAAGCGCCATCGAGTATGCTGTCATTCGCTGCCGCGGTTCGATCATTCAAGCTGAAGACTTGCCAGCCGAAATCCGAAGCGCGCGCCCCCCTGAGGAGCTGCCACAAGATGAAAAACAGCGGCTGCTGGCTGCGCTCAAGCGGGCGGGCGGCAATCGAACAACTGCCGCGCGGATGCTGGGCATCGGCCGGTCAACGTTCTACCGCAAGCTGGCCAGTCTGGACATCAAACCGGAAGCCTCTTCTCAGTGA
- a CDS encoding OmpA family protein, translating into MPDTSATNVSVDVSFDRHADDRELDELRHLLIGPEQTELVQLRERVDHLRHAEGISEVLPDAIVLRTRKDQQLTEALLPTVQQALTISVKRDPQPITDAIFPVIGPAIRKAVTTALREALESFNQVLERSLSWQSIQWRLEARRTGKPLAEVIMLHSLLYRVEQVFLIHKRTGLLLQHVAAETAAPRDADMISGMLTAIQDFVRDSFTLGTHDELETLQVGELTVWIEQGPHALLAGVIRGHAPVELRAVFRDALERIHLTQRAALEAFAGDDAPFEATRPYLQACLQTQYQPTTKKLSPALVGLIALLVVALGVWGWWTLRDNWRWHDYLERLRAEPGIVVTNAFKQSGRFVVAGLRDPLAADPQALLRESKLDPDRVVGQWEPYQALEPTFIRQRAEKLLQPPPGVSLRVQNSALVAVGAAPHRWIVDARRLAWAVAGITAWREEQLIDLDKQALESKIEALQSQTIRFAGGTTTLSPGQERMLNELAAALRQLDQAAAAIEHAVEVTVSGHTDASGSDEANLRLSQQRAEKVRSWLIAQGVKASALTARGLGAREPLQPEKTESDKAVNRRVSFTISLRDVSRR; encoded by the coding sequence ATGCCTGATACATCTGCGACGAATGTGTCTGTGGACGTTTCATTCGATCGCCATGCTGATGACCGTGAACTGGACGAGCTCCGCCATCTGCTCATTGGGCCGGAGCAAACTGAGCTTGTGCAACTGCGCGAGCGGGTAGACCATCTGCGCCACGCTGAAGGTATCAGCGAAGTCCTGCCTGATGCCATTGTGCTGCGCACGCGCAAAGACCAACAACTGACTGAAGCGCTACTGCCCACCGTGCAACAGGCGCTGACCATCTCCGTCAAACGTGATCCACAGCCGATCACCGACGCGATCTTTCCGGTGATCGGACCGGCGATCCGGAAGGCGGTCACCACGGCATTGCGCGAGGCGCTGGAATCATTCAATCAAGTGCTTGAACGGAGCCTCTCCTGGCAAAGCATTCAGTGGCGACTGGAAGCGCGTCGCACAGGCAAGCCGCTGGCTGAAGTGATCATGCTTCACAGCCTGCTCTATCGGGTTGAGCAGGTATTCTTGATTCACAAACGAACCGGGTTGCTGCTGCAACACGTGGCCGCCGAGACCGCCGCGCCAAGAGATGCCGATATGATTTCCGGCATGCTCACGGCGATTCAAGATTTCGTGCGCGACTCATTCACGCTGGGCACGCATGATGAGCTGGAAACATTGCAGGTTGGTGAACTCACCGTGTGGATCGAGCAAGGGCCCCACGCCCTACTGGCTGGCGTGATTCGCGGGCACGCACCGGTTGAACTGCGCGCGGTGTTTCGTGACGCACTGGAGCGCATTCATCTAACGCAACGCGCGGCGCTGGAAGCCTTCGCCGGTGATGACGCACCGTTTGAAGCCACGCGGCCTTATCTGCAAGCGTGTCTTCAAACGCAATATCAACCCACGACGAAGAAACTCTCGCCTGCGCTGGTCGGCTTGATCGCGTTGCTGGTGGTGGCGCTGGGTGTATGGGGATGGTGGACGCTCCGTGATAACTGGCGCTGGCATGATTACCTTGAACGGCTTCGCGCCGAACCGGGCATTGTCGTCACAAACGCGTTCAAGCAGAGCGGCCGATTCGTTGTCGCTGGCTTGCGCGACCCGCTGGCTGCTGATCCGCAGGCGTTGCTGCGAGAAAGCAAGCTCGATCCCGACCGCGTCGTCGGTCAATGGGAACCGTATCAAGCGTTAGAACCGACGTTCATCCGTCAGCGAGCCGAGAAGCTGTTGCAACCGCCGCCGGGCGTGTCGCTGCGCGTTCAGAATAGCGCATTGGTTGCCGTCGGCGCGGCGCCACATCGTTGGATCGTTGACGCGCGACGGCTGGCCTGGGCTGTTGCCGGCATTACAGCTTGGCGTGAAGAACAACTGATTGACCTGGATAAACAGGCGCTAGAATCCAAAATTGAGGCATTGCAATCGCAGACGATCCGGTTTGCTGGCGGCACAACAACGCTGTCGCCCGGCCAAGAGCGCATGCTGAACGAGCTGGCCGCTGCGCTTCGCCAACTCGATCAAGCGGCTGCTGCCATCGAACACGCGGTTGAGGTCACGGTGAGCGGTCATACGGATGCCAGCGGATCAGATGAAGCGAATCTCCGGCTCAGTCAACAACGCGCTGAGAAAGTGCGCTCATGGTTAATCGCTCAAGGTGTCAAGGCCAGCGCGCTCACGGCGCGTGGCCTCGGCGCGCGTGAACCGTTGCAACCGGAAAAGACAGAATCAGACAAGGCCGTGAATCGTCGGGTCTCGTTCACGATCAGCCTTCGCGATGTGAGTAGGAGGTGA
- the pyk gene encoding pyruvate kinase, which produces MARTKIVCTIGPASRTPESLEQLIRAGMNVARLNFSHGTHAEHREVIATIRRVAAQLDRPVAILQDLAGPKIRIGDIEDGSVMLEPGALFTLTTRPVAGNQQQVSISYAGLPEDVQPGDTLLLSDGSLELEVVSTTEEEIQCRVIVGGLLSSRKGINLPARSIKAPSLTDKDRADLVFGIEQDVDYVALSFVRTAADVEQAKQFMRECGHMIPLIAKVEKHEALLNIDEIVQAADGLMVARGDLGVETPLEKVPRVQKRLIEKANRAGKPVITATQMLRSMVDSPRPTRAEVTDVANAILDGTDAVMLSEETAVGKYATEAVVVMRRIAEDIEAAFPFTNWMQRFDREGDPPLPEAVGYAACNLAERIRAAAIITFTQSGSTAQLVAKYRPGRVILAPTPLEKTYRRLALVWGVTPILSEEMRNTDEMIDKAFAAALKSGLVQPGQRVVITAGVPVGVSGTTNLIKAEVLKQTTVANDE; this is translated from the coding sequence ATGGCAAGAACGAAGATTGTTTGCACAATTGGCCCAGCCTCGCGCACACCGGAAAGTCTGGAGCAGTTAATCCGCGCCGGCATGAATGTGGCGCGATTGAATTTCTCGCATGGGACACACGCTGAGCATCGCGAAGTGATCGCCACCATTCGGCGCGTGGCTGCTCAACTGGATCGTCCTGTCGCGATTTTACAAGACCTGGCCGGCCCGAAGATCAGGATCGGGGATATAGAAGACGGCTCGGTCATGTTAGAGCCCGGCGCGTTGTTTACGCTCACCACGCGTCCGGTCGCTGGCAATCAGCAGCAAGTCTCCATCTCCTATGCCGGCCTGCCTGAGGATGTTCAACCCGGCGACACGCTGCTGCTCAGTGACGGCTCGCTAGAATTGGAAGTCGTCTCCACCACTGAGGAAGAGATTCAGTGTCGGGTCATTGTTGGTGGGTTACTGAGTTCGCGCAAAGGCATCAATCTGCCGGCGCGCTCTATCAAAGCGCCGAGTTTGACGGATAAAGATCGTGCCGATCTCGTGTTCGGTATCGAGCAGGATGTTGATTATGTGGCGCTCTCGTTTGTGCGCACGGCGGCGGATGTCGAGCAGGCCAAGCAATTCATGCGCGAGTGCGGCCACATGATCCCGTTGATTGCCAAGGTCGAAAAGCATGAAGCGCTGTTGAACATTGATGAGATCGTTCAAGCGGCTGACGGCTTGATGGTGGCGCGCGGCGATTTGGGCGTCGAAACGCCACTGGAAAAAGTGCCGCGTGTACAAAAGCGGCTGATTGAAAAAGCCAATCGCGCCGGCAAGCCGGTCATCACGGCGACGCAGATGCTGCGCTCGATGGTAGACAGTCCGCGCCCAACGCGCGCGGAAGTCACCGATGTTGCTAATGCGATCCTGGACGGCACCGATGCCGTGATGTTGTCAGAAGAGACAGCCGTGGGAAAATATGCGACCGAAGCGGTCGTTGTGATGAGGCGCATTGCTGAGGATATTGAGGCGGCCTTTCCGTTCACCAATTGGATGCAACGATTCGACCGTGAAGGCGATCCACCGCTGCCCGAAGCGGTGGGGTATGCCGCGTGTAACCTGGCAGAACGTATTCGCGCTGCTGCGATCATCACGTTCACGCAATCTGGTAGCACGGCGCAACTGGTGGCCAAGTATCGCCCCGGGCGTGTCATTCTAGCGCCAACGCCGCTGGAAAAAACCTATCGGCGACTCGCGCTCGTCTGGGGAGTGACACCGATCCTGAGCGAGGAGATGAGAAACACAGATGAGATGATTGATAAAGCATTCGCGGCGGCGTTGAAATCAGGTCTCGTACAGCCAGGTCAGCGCGTTGTCATTACGGCCGGTGTGCCGGTGGGTGTGTCAGGGACGACCAATTTAATCAAAGCAGAGGTGCTAAAACAAACTACTGTGGCCAATGATGAATGA
- a CDS encoding glycerate kinase, with the protein MNLHTLRRDALAIFHAGLQAVDAIAAIRRHVSYRDQKLNIDGRTYDLSRRGHVYVVGAGKASAAMAQAIEEIVGEDKLKAGLVSVKYGHAGASLRVIQAREAGHPVPDEAGLNNSKQIIELLRQTTRDDLVICLLSGGGSALLPCPTQGVTLADKQRVTQLLLQCGATIHEINAVRKHLSQLKGGRLARLAAPSRVVSLILSDVVGDDVSSIASGPTAPDDTTFADCLRILDKYQLRDQIPSAVLKVLQRGARGQIEETPKSNDPLFRGQRRPQNLIIGSNILAVEAAKRKAEAAGYRCLVLSTLVEGETREVARVHAAIAKEICRSGNPIPRPACIISGGETTVTIRGRGLGGRNQEFALAAAIDIDGWKNVVILSGGTDGSDGPTDAAGAIADGTTVQRARLKGLDPQRFLRDNDSYHFFRALGDLLITGPTLTNVMDLRLILVG; encoded by the coding sequence ATGAACCTGCACACATTACGCCGTGACGCGCTGGCTATTTTTCATGCGGGATTGCAGGCTGTGGATGCTATTGCCGCTATCCGGCGCCATGTCTCTTATCGAGACCAAAAGCTCAACATTGACGGGCGCACGTATGATCTTTCGCGTCGAGGCCACGTGTATGTGGTGGGAGCCGGCAAAGCATCAGCCGCCATGGCGCAGGCCATTGAAGAGATCGTCGGCGAGGACAAACTGAAGGCGGGATTAGTCAGCGTCAAGTACGGGCACGCTGGCGCATCGCTCAGAGTTATTCAAGCTCGCGAAGCGGGACATCCTGTGCCGGATGAGGCCGGATTGAACAATAGCAAGCAGATCATCGAACTGCTGCGGCAAACAACGCGAGATGATCTGGTGATCTGTCTGTTGTCGGGCGGCGGGTCGGCGCTGTTGCCGTGCCCGACGCAAGGCGTGACGTTAGCCGATAAACAACGGGTGACGCAATTATTGCTACAGTGCGGCGCAACGATTCACGAGATCAACGCCGTGCGCAAACATCTGTCGCAACTGAAGGGCGGGCGATTGGCGCGGCTGGCTGCTCCTTCACGAGTCGTTTCGTTGATTCTATCGGATGTCGTCGGCGATGACGTGAGCAGTATTGCTTCTGGTCCAACTGCGCCTGACGATACGACGTTTGCCGACTGTTTGCGCATTCTGGACAAGTATCAATTAAGAGATCAGATTCCGTCCGCGGTGCTAAAGGTATTGCAGCGCGGCGCGCGCGGCCAAATAGAGGAAACGCCCAAATCGAACGATCCATTATTCCGAGGGCAGCGGCGGCCACAGAATCTTATCATTGGCAGCAATATCCTCGCTGTTGAAGCTGCAAAGCGCAAAGCTGAGGCCGCTGGGTATCGCTGCCTTGTTTTGTCAACGCTGGTTGAAGGCGAGACAAGGGAGGTGGCTCGCGTTCATGCTGCTATAGCCAAAGAAATTTGCCGGAGCGGGAATCCGATTCCCCGACCAGCCTGTATCATTTCCGGCGGCGAGACAACAGTCACCATTCGTGGCCGAGGGCTTGGCGGGCGCAATCAAGAATTTGCGCTAGCCGCGGCCATTGATATTGATGGATGGAAAAACGTCGTTATATTGAGCGGCGGTACTGACGGCAGCGATGGTCCGACTGATGCCGCCGGCGCCATCGCCGATGGAACAACTGTGCAGCGTGCCCGGCTCAAGGGTCTCGACCCGCAGCGATTCTTGCGCGACAATGACTCCTATCACTTTTTCCGAGCGCTCGGAGATTTGCTGATCACCGGGCCAACATTGACCAATGTGATGGATTTGCGATTGATTTTAGTCGGTTAA